The Anaeromicrobium sediminis genome includes a window with the following:
- a CDS encoding GntR family transcriptional regulator gives MASRTLNEDNVGMSLTSRIFHILREDILNDKYKEGEKLGEAKLAEELGVSRTPVREALKQLELNGIVENIPNRGVIVRGISKRDIDDIFTIREAVEAIAASWAVERITEDELKKLQETHELMEFYAFKNDIEKFAELNTKFHEIIYEATKSRHLEQILRNFQYYMKKTRKKSLQVEGRLSHTIKEHEEVLKAFLEKDAVKAKDSIASHIRNSRKNVEENTEL, from the coding sequence ATGGCTAGTCGTACTTTAAATGAAGATAACGTAGGAATGTCTCTTACATCAAGAATATTTCATATTCTTAGAGAAGATATACTAAATGATAAGTATAAAGAGGGAGAAAAACTAGGAGAAGCTAAATTAGCGGAAGAACTAGGTGTAAGTCGTACTCCTGTAAGAGAGGCACTAAAGCAATTAGAATTAAATGGAATTGTAGAAAATATTCCTAATAGAGGAGTAATAGTAAGAGGTATATCTAAAAGAGATATAGATGATATATTTACTATTAGAGAAGCTGTAGAAGCAATAGCTGCTAGTTGGGCAGTGGAAAGAATAACTGAAGATGAGTTGAAAAAGCTTCAAGAAACTCATGAACTTATGGAATTTTATGCTTTTAAAAATGATATAGAAAAGTTTGCAGAATTGAATACTAAGTTCCATGAAATCATATATGAAGCTACAAAGAGTCGCCATCTAGAGCAGATTCTGAGAAACTTCCAATACTATATGAAAAAAACTAGAAAGAAGTCTCTACAAGTTGAAGGCAGATTAAGCCATACTATTAAGGAACATGAAGAGGTTTTAAAGGCATTTCTAGAAAAGGACGCTGTAAAAGCTAAAGATTCTATTGCTAGTCATATTAGAAATTCTAGAAAAAATGTTGAAGAAAATACTGAGTTATAG